The nucleotide window TTTGTGGGTTATAAATATAGGGATGGTAGCAGTTCTACTTATGCTGGAAAGTCAGGATTGTTCTGTATAGCATTCTGATTTTATAAGTTTCAATGAATTGTGTAATTGGTTAAGTGTAAAGGCATTATATAAAGGCTAATTTAGAAACTCATGCATTGTATACATATAGAAAAAAAGTTTAGATTAAGATGTGATTTcttattatttgtatataattataatattttttataaaacacTATCTTATTGTGATATATTATTTGTATATTAAGGAATATTTTGATGTTAACTTTGGTAggaattatttaaatttaatatatttattttgtatactTGCCAAATAATCTCAATTCAACTAACAGTTGCATTCCATGTGGCAAACTTCTGTAAGGATCACTTTTGGAATTTTtagtctttttattagattataTAATGTATAATTAGTGATTGATACTAAAATTTCTGACTTTTTTGTGGTTGATTAGTGTGGTTTATAAACATTTTTATTTGGTTTAATAGTCATAATGATTTGCATTAGTATGATATATTTTGCTTTGGATTAATTGTAGGCGGATTTGTTCTTGAACTCCTTTCTAAAAGGTCGCCTTATACAAATTTAAAGTTGGATAATACCACTCTTCTTTATTCCAAGTCAAATTCAAATGTACACTTAACAATTTTCGGCATAAAGATTTGAATTGTATGAGCAATTCTTAATAACTTCTTAAAGGTCAAGTTCAAAAGGCCGGAAGTTAAACCAAAGTGGCAACAACAATGCGAAATTCATAATCTTAACCAGGATAAAAGTAAAATCAAAGTATttaatgtagtgtttgggaacaaatattttattttaaattatgaatttcaattatgaaatcaataaatgaagatttgaaaataacaaagtttggatagtcattctcaaattctcaactttaacttctttaaaaataatggtggaatttaattcaaattcaaatttgaaaatttttaatttgtcaaacaataaatttgagtcaattctgaatttccaaataaaattattattcccaaatataatataaaaaaaaatgccaATGGAActtaaaaattgtaatttacaTAGAAAGAGTTAAAAATACCTCATTTGAACTTTTTCCAAACTAACAATTGATCTCCCATTGTATTTGCAATGAATCTCATTGTGTCAAAGAAAGTTGTTAGTTGCAACCTCGGAATATATTTTTATGCCTCCTCaacaaaaagtttaaactgatgatTAGCAAATAACAATTTATTGACAATTTTTCGAATTAGTTTGTCCTAGGACCCGGATAGATTCAAGGTTGGGCAATTTCAAGTAAAGTCCCCAACAAAAATGCCCTTATGGGGAAAGTATTTCAAGTCGAGACTTTAGCCAAAAGTCTTAACTAAGAGCATAAAGGTAATAGATACCTCTTAATTGTTACCATTTATTTTTCACCGAAacaaattctttttatttggttctctctttttttctcatttccttacatttttttaatacgaaacaattaataataataataatacttaacACCATCCATATCTCTCTTTATACATTCCTTTTACATTACATTTCCACTTATCATACCAAATATGCCCAAAAAAAATCTAACATTTAACTTCAAAGTCTCATCTCAAAAAAACTTCTCACCTCACATTGTGATTTGcccaaaaaaacccttaaattcacaATCAAGAGGGAGGGAGAGATTCTTGCTTACAGTCATATCATAATTCACGTAAATCTTTCAGATGAAATGCAAgtaatatacataaaaattaactaaaaatttcGCATAGTGATctcaagtttttgattttttcagaTGGtgaatgaatatttttttatttctataatgaccctaaacttttaagtTTTCTACTTGGTAgataaaagattaaaatttttgttaaatttacattattattattatccattATAACGACTTTATTACATAAAAAACAACCGCCCCAATCATTATTAAGGAacacttttttaaaaacttgTTTGAAATGAGCACTTAAATTAACAAAGAAATTAACATTTTGTCCACCAtatgaaaaagttgaaagttTGGAATCACCatgtaaataaaaagaaaattatttaccatgtgaaaaaaacaaaaacttaaagTAACTACATAAAATTtccataaaaattaatttgtttttttgattaATGTGTAGgctgaataaaaaaaaaaactactaaaATCTTACCTAAAATTTGATACTCGCCTTCCCACTAAAACAAAGGTCGATTTTCTATTCAAATATGTTTTAACAATCCAGTGCGTTCTTGTTGAATTTTCACAGTTTCTACTTTACCTTTCAATTAATTCTGAATGAAAAATTCCACTAAATTCTGAGTAATTCACAAATATGAAGTCATAAGTCTGCAATGAAAAGATAGTAATTAGGAGTATTGGACAAGAGTCACTTGATAGATTGTCTAACgaaaattgcaaccattttttttCAGTTAATCTCTCGAGAGATtgtttctttgagagacgtatctcaagtccaGTCCATTAAAATGTAATGCCTACtcatcgtattcttaatgcctatttacattatacttcatgcttacttaccgtattcttaatgtctacttacatcattcttaatgcttacttacaatattttaaaaaatatataaagagactgtctctcacaaaaatttgtgattttttttagtcCGTCCTCATAGAATTTGCCATAATTCTATTTTCAGTTATGACTCACTCTTTAATTTCAATCTAcacatttaacttatattttcatcACGTTTAGACATTCCTTCACTTTCTTGTAAAGCACACCTTTCTACCCTACCAATCCAAAGAACCAATGTTATACTCTGTTGCAATTCCTACGGAACAGAAGAAAATAGTACAATTTTCAAAAGAAGACATATAGAGAGCAGGGGTGAAACAAAGATTTTTAAAGCCCTAATTATTTTAGTGATGTCTTTTAAAATGAGGCCTTTCAATAtatttaaagataaaaattttACCACTTTCAaggaaaataattcaaaataaaatgtattgtaacattatatactttaatataaaaaacggtttacaaacaaatcacttaaaagGTGTTGCTTAGAGCCGAACTTGAATAGAACCACTTAATATTTAAGGCCCCTTATTTCTTAGGGCCCTAGGTGGTCGGCTACCGTGAACCGGCCCTGgttgagacttgagagtaaGCATGTAAAGGAATATTGTATGCCTATGCATAAGAAAGTAGGCTAATAGCAGCAAAAGACATAACAAAGcaacttaaaacttaagaaAGCAAAAGAGGAATGATTCCTTATTCTTTTCAGAGGAATTCTGAATGGAAGACCTTTAAGATGCCCTTTTCAACCTTGCATATAAAAGGGAAGAGTTGTCTTGTTCCTACACAAGATCACATCCATTGGAATAGCTATTACACCTCTTCAATATTGAAAAGGCTAAGCTaaacaaaaaccaaaaccaATGGCAACCAACACCAAGACTTCTACCATTTCGGCACCCCCCTCCATCGAGTTTGAACCTTATTGTGAATGGCGGAAAGAGCAAGAACCCGCGACCTTAGTATTCCGTCTCCCAGGTATGTCCGAGTctttgataattttattttactttcatTTATATGCACATTTCATAGTATGGGAAAATTGCATTGAGCTCATAAGTCTTATGCATATATAAAGAAGTTAATCACAACTTAGTTCACCGAGTAATATCGATCATAGCTTCTATGAGCGAGATATACAGAataggatgatgatgacaatTGTTGGTGTATGatcatattatatattttatcaaaaattgatATCATTATGCCTTTAAATGTGTAGGTTTCAAGAAAGATCAACTAAGAGTTCAAGTGAATAACAATGGAGTTCTAAAAGTAAGTGGAGAGATGCAAGTAACTGAAGGaggaaaaacaaaaactaaaaagttTCACAAAGAATCAAAGATACCAGATGGCTGTGACATCAATGACATTCGAGCAAAATTCACTAACAACGAACTTCATGTGACGATGCCGAAGAAAATCACTCCCCAAATTGCGCAGGAGAAAAAACTAGAAACAAAAGGAGCACATATTCCCCAAACCGAGCACGAGAAAAAACTAGAAACAAAAGGAGCACATACTTCCCAAACCGAGCAGGAGAAAAAACTAGAAACGAAAGGAGCACATACTCGTTCTGATGATCAGCCGAAGGACGACCACATTTTTGGGTTAGGAAGCTCCCTAAAAAGGTTGCAAGCACAGAAGAAGGTGTCCCTGAGTATTGGAGTTGCAGTTGCAGTGATTGCCGCTATTGGAGCTTATGCGGCTTATAATTATGGATCTtgcccttcttcttcttcttcacaaattgAGAAGTAAGGCCTAGCTTGATCTTGATTATGTGTACAGATAAATTCATGACGAAATGTCTGAAGAAATGAATAGCGTAATCGATTCTTGATCAATTTGTACAACTTACATGCATGACAAACATGCCTTAAGAAATGAATGAATATTGCTTTCAttgtttttatgaaaataagcCCGGCGTTAAGTTAAACGCGTGATATATTGCTATGAATTGTCGGGAATCTCAACTATGCGCGTTGTAACAAATACGAGCAACAATCAAATA belongs to Amaranthus tricolor cultivar Red isolate AtriRed21 chromosome 17, ASM2621246v1, whole genome shotgun sequence and includes:
- the LOC130804487 gene encoding 17.6 kDa class I heat shock protein 2-like translates to MATNTKTSTISAPPSIEFEPYCEWRKEQEPATLVFRLPGFKKDQLRVQVNNNGVLKVSGEMQVTEGGKTKTKKFHKESKIPDGCDINDIRAKFTNNELHVTMPKKITPQIAQEKKLETKGAHIPQTEHEKKLETKGAHTSQTEQEKKLETKGAHTRSDDQPKDDHIFGLGSSLKRLQAQKKVSLSIGVAVAVIAAIGAYAAYNYGSCPSSSSSQIEK